Proteins encoded within one genomic window of Gloeobacter kilaueensis JS1:
- a CDS encoding cytochrome b/b6 domain-containing protein, which produces MTTKAPSRKPAVPKQALAAKIFHWINLGSLLAMMGSGLQIYNANPVFGGREGFHFPDFLIVGGWLAGGRHWHFFFMWLFGLNLLWYGIYILVTRRWQNRYVGKNDLEALQKGKNPKRRNYALHRLVYTSMFPILLMALFTGLGMYKPVQFGWIVELFGSWQALRTVHFLTVPLALGLMAVHSLLALQVGQWKLVRSIFA; this is translated from the coding sequence ATGACGACAAAAGCCCCGTCCCGCAAACCAGCCGTCCCGAAACAGGCGCTCGCCGCCAAGATTTTCCACTGGATCAACCTCGGCAGCCTGCTTGCGATGATGGGCAGTGGCCTGCAGATCTACAACGCCAACCCGGTCTTCGGGGGCCGAGAAGGTTTTCACTTTCCGGACTTTTTGATCGTCGGCGGCTGGCTTGCCGGGGGCAGGCACTGGCACTTTTTCTTTATGTGGCTATTCGGGCTGAACCTGCTCTGGTACGGGATCTATATACTCGTGACTCGGCGCTGGCAGAACCGTTACGTCGGCAAGAACGACCTCGAAGCCCTGCAGAAGGGCAAAAACCCGAAGCGGCGCAACTACGCCCTGCACCGGCTGGTCTACACCAGCATGTTTCCGATTTTGCTGATGGCCCTGTTCACGGGGCTCGGGATGTACAAGCCCGTCCAGTTTGGCTGGATCGTCGAGCTATTCGGTAGCTGGCAGGCGTTGCGCACGGTGCATTTTCTGACCGTACCGCTGGCGCTCGGGCTGATGGCAGTCCACTCCCTTCTGGCTCTGCAGGTCGGGCAGTGGAAGCTGGTGCGTTCGATATTCGCCTGA
- a CDS encoding pentapeptide MXKDX repeat protein: MRKLCTNLLVVATLILPVQAAFAAQVTLVAQTGDAMKGDTMKKEDAMKKGDAMKGESMKGESMKKSDAMKGESMKKGDAMKGDAMKGDAMKKEDAMKDKPK; encoded by the coding sequence ATGCGTAAGTTGTGTACGAACCTGCTGGTAGTTGCTACCTTGATTCTGCCGGTCCAGGCCGCTTTTGCTGCCCAGGTGACGCTCGTCGCCCAGACAGGTGACGCCATGAAAGGCGACACCATGAAAAAAGAAGATGCGATGAAGAAAGGCGACGCCATGAAAGGCGAGTCTATGAAGGGCGAGTCCATGAAAAAGAGCGACGCGATGAAGGGAGAATCGATGAAAAAAGGCGACGCGATGAAGGGTGACGCGATGAAGGGCGATGCCATGAAAAAAGAAGATGCGATGAAGGACAAGCCCAAATAA
- a CDS encoding molybdopterin-dependent oxidoreductase, which yields MSDFIRLGRRQLITAGGMSLLLSACGRGPIQSLAEQKLYELSDPLNRSFEQLLFSPQRLAPEFRRDQIEQEALLINTAEDITPSIDPERYRLKVGGLVNRPASFTLAELKKMPYRSEIVRHVCVEGWAAIVQWGGLPLVELLKGVEPKPEARYVFLRSAEGLRSDSGQLYGFYETWDMPSCVHPQTLLAYEKNFKPLPADNGAPIRLASPVKLGYKQIKWVTDIMLLAALPEQIGYWVDFGYEWYGGL from the coding sequence ATGAGTGATTTTATTCGCCTTGGCCGCCGCCAGCTCATCACCGCCGGAGGCATGAGCCTCCTGCTTTCTGCCTGCGGGCGCGGTCCAATCCAGAGTCTGGCTGAGCAAAAGCTCTACGAACTGTCGGACCCCCTCAACCGCAGCTTCGAGCAGTTACTTTTCAGCCCCCAGCGCCTCGCCCCAGAGTTCCGGCGCGATCAGATCGAGCAGGAGGCGCTGCTTATCAATACAGCCGAAGATATTACGCCAAGCATCGACCCGGAGCGCTACCGGTTGAAGGTGGGCGGTCTGGTCAACCGCCCGGCCAGCTTCACCCTGGCAGAACTCAAAAAAATGCCCTACCGCTCCGAGATCGTCCGCCACGTCTGCGTCGAGGGCTGGGCGGCGATCGTGCAGTGGGGCGGGCTGCCCCTGGTCGAACTCCTCAAGGGCGTCGAGCCCAAACCCGAGGCCCGCTACGTCTTTTTGCGCTCGGCGGAGGGTCTGCGCAGCGACTCCGGCCAGCTCTACGGCTTTTATGAGACCTGGGATATGCCCTCCTGCGTTCATCCGCAGACGCTCCTGGCCTACGAAAAGAACTTCAAGCCCCTGCCCGCCGACAACGGCGCACCCATCCGCCTCGCCTCGCCCGTCAAGCTCGGTTACAAGCAGATCAAGTGGGTCACCGACATCATGCTGCTGGCGGCTTTGCCCGAGCAGATAGGCTACTGGGTCGATTTTGGTTACGAGTGGTACGGCGGCCTGTGA
- a CDS encoding putative 2-dehydropantoate 2-reductase — MNVQSSMSRRYAVLGTGAVGGFYGARLQRAGAEVHFLARSDYEQIARAGLRVQSPEGDFHLSDVRVYRQATAMPPCDVVLVALKTTQNALLAELLPPALKPGGTVVLLQNGMGSEQQVAAIVDKETPILGGLTFICANKIGPGLVQHIDYGIVTLGAYAHDEAALGVTAPMAAVAADLQTAGIPVQLAEDLQLARWSKLIWNIPFNGLSVLLEAKTDELMSDPATAELAKELMEEVVAGALACGRRIPEDFIDKMLDHTRRMQPYRTSMKLDYEQGRELELEAIYATPLRTARAAGFEMVRVGVLYRQLQFLDGRQRA, encoded by the coding sequence ATGAACGTGCAATCTTCAATGTCCCGCCGCTACGCAGTGCTCGGAACCGGCGCGGTAGGGGGTTTTTACGGAGCACGGCTGCAGCGGGCCGGGGCAGAGGTGCATTTTCTGGCGCGCAGCGACTACGAGCAGATCGCCCGCGCGGGGCTGCGGGTGCAATCGCCCGAGGGCGACTTTCATCTAAGCGACGTGCGGGTGTACCGGCAGGCGACGGCGATGCCCCCCTGCGACGTGGTGCTCGTCGCCCTCAAGACCACCCAGAACGCTCTGCTAGCCGAACTGTTGCCGCCAGCACTCAAGCCGGGCGGAACAGTGGTGCTATTGCAAAACGGCATGGGCAGCGAGCAACAGGTCGCCGCCATCGTCGATAAGGAGACGCCGATTCTGGGCGGCCTTACTTTTATCTGCGCCAACAAGATTGGCCCCGGCCTGGTGCAGCACATCGATTACGGCATCGTCACCCTCGGTGCCTATGCCCACGACGAGGCAGCCCTGGGGGTGACAGCACCGATGGCAGCGGTGGCGGCGGACCTGCAGACGGCGGGCATTCCCGTCCAACTGGCGGAGGATCTGCAACTGGCGCGCTGGAGCAAACTGATCTGGAACATCCCCTTCAACGGTCTGTCGGTCCTGCTCGAAGCAAAGACCGACGAACTGATGAGCGATCCGGCCACCGCTGAGCTGGCAAAAGAACTGATGGAGGAGGTCGTGGCGGGGGCGCTCGCCTGCGGGCGGCGCATCCCAGAAGACTTCATCGACAAGATGCTCGATCACACGCGCCGGATGCAGCCCTATCGCACGAGCATGAAGCTCGACTACGAGCAGGGGCGAGAACTCGAACTGGAGGCGATCTACGCCACTCCCCTGCGCACCGCCCGCGCCGCCGGTTTCGAGATGGTGCGCGTCGGCGTACTCTACCGGCAACTGCAGTTTCTGGACGGACGGCAACGGGCTTGA